The genomic window TCTGGATCATGATCGCGCACTCGTTCAGCCTGTTGGTCCGGAGGTTCTCGAGGAAGGCCAGCATGCCGGCCCTGAAGAAGATCTTTGTCAGACCCAGCTGGTACTTGTCCaggcccttgcccttgctgGTGCCGAGGGCCTTGGTCAGGATGGCATTCGCCATCTGCCTGATCTCCGAAGTCCACTGCGACGAGGGCACGAGCATGTAGTAGCGCAGGGCAAATTCCTCATACGTCCATCTCGTGGGGTAGCCCGCACAGCTAATGCGGACCGTTTCCAACACACCGCAGGCCCGGAGCTGGTTCAACACCATCGGGCCCTCGAACTTCCAcgcctccttggcctcgtTGGGCTTGATACACCGGATGTAGTGCACGTCGGTGCTGTTGATGGTGTTCATGAGCTCGATCAGCGAGGACTTGAAGATGCCACCGAGTGTCGGCTTGCGGTTAACAGCGACACCGATCTTCCGTCCCGCAGCTGGCTTCACGGCGTTagagctcgccgaggcgacGTCCTTCTCCCGCACCGCCGAAGCCGCATCCAGCACCGCACCAAGGAACTTGTTGGTGGAGGCCCTGAGGACCGCCATGTGCTCGTCCGGAACCGTATCACGGTTCTTCTCGATGAAGCCCTCCGACTCGTAGGTGACGTCGATGGCATAGTGGCAGACGGTGAACGAGGACTTGCCAAACCGGGGCTTCTTGTAGAACTTGTGCTTGTCGGAGCCAAAGTTGTGGTGCAGCTTCGTCACGAACTGCTCGTCGGAGCCCATAGGCAGCCTCGACTCCTCGTCCAACAGCGAGAGAATGCCGAGCTTGCCCTCGATAAGGTCGATGCAGGGCTGGTTGTCGGCAAAGTCAATGAAGGTCCAGTCGATTTGTTCCCTGAGATACTCTTCCTGTTCGAGCTTGAAGACGTGCTGGTTGAACTCCTGCTGCAGCTTCTCGTTGGCGTAGTTGATGCAGAACTGCTCAAACGAGTTCTTGGCGAAGTGCTCGAAACCGTAAATGTCAAGGACACCAATGAACGAGTGCACCCGGTTGAGCACATCCTCCGTTGCAAGACTCCGGTTGATGATCTCCACCAACCAGTCAAAGAGGCTGGAGTAGATGAACTTGGCAACGGAGTCCCTGACGACAATGGCCTGCGCCTGCGTGAGATTGGACGTGATCTTCTCTCCGCGCGTGATGAGCTGCTTCTTGACAATCCATTTGGCGAATTCAGGGGCGTCGATGCCGAGAATATCGCAAGCCTTCACCAGAGACGGCTCAGTCGCAGAGAGCACGCTGTCATTGCGAGACGCGCCGATCTTGATGTTGCCCAGGTGCAGCAGACCTGCGAGCAGCTTGAAAATCTCAGCCTGGTCCGCTTCGCTGACACCAATCGTCTTGAGCGACTGCTTGGTGGCAACAAACTCGGCTTTGTCGTCAACGCCATCAATGGTTGGGGTGTTGCCCTGGTTGAGATACTCAAACTGCTCGACCGGCAGTAGGCCCAGCTCCTGGCGTTCCCTGTCCGACACACCGGCCACCAGCTGGTAAAAGATGTGGTAATTCCTCTCCTTAAGAGGCTGAAAGACCAATCTTGACCGCTCGAGCAAGTACGTCCGAATCTTCGCACCAATAATGTTTGTGCCCTTGTCGAACATGATTTCAATGTACTTGCCGAAACGTGAAGAGTTGTCGTTTCTCGTGGTTTTCGCATTGCCGAACGCTTCCATGATCGGGTTGGTCGCGAGAATAGCCTCCTCCGTCTTGCTCATGGCCTCAGGCCCCTTCTTCGCCCTCGACCCTGGGCTGTCGGGCGATTCTCGAGTCGCGAAGTATCTCATAATGTACTTGGCGCTGACggtcttgccggcgccggactCGCCGGACACGACAATGGTTTGGTTCTTCCCATCTCGCAACATGTCCCTGCGGAAATTGTCAGCGTTGCCCTCCTGACCCGCACGTCCAGagccgcgccggcagcgcagAGCCATACATGAAGGCCTCTTCCGCAATGGCAAAAAGATGCGGGGCTTGCGTCGCTCTTTGCTTCCCGGCATAGACTTGAACCATGCCCGGGACGTAGAGAGAGTCGACCCGAGCGAAGGGATTGGTTGCTATCAACACGATGCCGGAGTACGTGTAGATCTCTTTCTGGGCATATCGGAGGCGGATAGCCTGCAGGACTGGTTGCGGCGAAGATAGTCAGTGCCTTGTTCCCCAGCAGCAGAGCAGGTTGTTAAGAGGGGTCGCGTTACCGGCAGGCTCGTTAAGATGGGAGAGGTTGGTCAGGTCATCGCTGGCTTCGAGCATTGTGGGATTCATCAACGGTGGCAGCGACGGGTCGTTTCCGGACTGGAGGGCCTCGAGAGAGACCTCCAGTGTCTTGGTCTGCAGCCACGGGAGAGGTTAGCCAGCGGGACAGCGCCGGGGCTCTTAGCCGCAATCCAGGAGGCGGCCTACCTCGCCATTTTCGAGCGTGAACTCGAGCACGACTTTTGACCCTTCTACTGTCTTCTTGGTAACCTCGGACGCAACCCAGCCCTCAATCGGGTCGGGCTGCCACGCTCTGGTACCGACATCATAGCTCTCCGACATTGGACACGGTTAGGGGCAGTGAAGCCGGGTGAGGGGCGGTGGAGGTCAAGGTTGGTTTCGGCGTGTTGACAGCTTCGGAGGCCAGGCCTCGTCGCGGCAGGTCGGCAGAAGGTCGCGGCGCTGTATccgaggagaagaagagctGCACGTGGTCAGTCGGCCAGCGGCGCAGCAGTTAGAGGAGGACGGGTGCAGTGAGATGGGGCGCagtggctgctgctgtgagAGAAGGCATTCGCGAAGAATACGGTAACTAACGGGTCACTTCATCAGGTTCCGAAAGAGCGGTGCCCAAGGGATCTTCGCTGTCCTGTTGGCTGGTTGAAGGCGTGGGCAACGGCAAACGACTCGAGACAAACGACTGGAGAAAACGGTGTGGCTCGCTGGTATGGGCACGTTGAAGACGCGTGCTTACTGCAGGTAAACGAACGCGGAGCGAAAGTGTCGGCGGACGCCGTCGTTCGAGTTCAGGGGGCCGAGAAAAAAAGGTGCATGGGTACGATGCAGTTATGCACGCTACGGAGAGTTACTCTGCAGGTTGAGCGTTGATAGGAGAAGTCAAGGCGGAACGGCCAACGGCGTTAACAATCGGTAAGAGGCCCGGGGGGTCAACCTCGGGGCACGGACTCTGGGGTTGGTTaccacagtacggaatagaTATTCATAGCGCACTGGCCAGCGGACTGCAACACCAGATATACTAGATGGTTGGGTGAAGAATGTCCAGAATCACCTTGAATGCAGTTGTGTGTATTATGTGCAGCCTTTTTAAAGTACCCTTTACTCATACCTATAGCAAGAAACGAACCGACCATCCATCGAGGCATCCTTTGCTCGTGCACCACCAACTCACTTGGATTTGTTTCCAATACATGGGCCTGGCTTAGAGAAAACTACCGTGTTGGGCAGTTGCCGAAAGCCATCCATCCCAAAGAGCACAGCAAGAACCGCGAGGCACCTAACGTTCACGTTCTTGTACTGGACGGAGTACGCGTTGTTTGTATTCTCGACACCGTAGCTTGCAGGTTTGCAGGCTAGCTTTGTATCTCCAGCCAGCTGAACAACAGCAGCCCCCAGAGATGGCTCTTGGAATAGGGGCCAAGGCGTGCTGGGGGTCAGGCCCTGTTCAACTGCAATCCCTTACCCAACAAGGCTGGATGGACGGTGGAGCACAATCCCACTCATGCCATGACCCCCTGCACACTGTGCTCTGGAGAGGCGTGACGGAACCCAACATCACAAACCTCGAACGAGCACCCGGCCCCCAGTGTGGATACTGAATAGTGATACCGCAGGAGAACAGATCAAGGTCGAAACAGGACATTCGCATCGCCAACTTCAAGTATTGGATGCGTCATCGTTTCGACGCCATATCATGTCTTCACTGCGATGCGGAGGACGGGCCGACTTTGAAGAAGAAACCTGTTCAAAATCTCCCGGGGCAAGCTGGGCAAGCCCCTGGAATAAACACCTTGACAGGGGAATATTCCGCTGGTGTTTCAGGTGCAGCAGGGGCTCTCTCATGATGTCCTGTATTCCGTATGTGGTTAACTAGTGCAGCGAAGAGCCAGAACTAGCAACTGCGCTGCACGCCGCTGCTCTTTTGAACATGCTCTGTTTGCCAAACCAATCGTCTTCTGTATGTGTTGCTCTGTATTTGTCCTGTAATGCCCCCTTTTGCCTATGCAAGTGCTGAGAACCATCCATCATTTTTGTGTAACCGTTACACATATAGTTTTGTTCTTTGGCAACAAAAAAGACCAACCAATGCCCGAGGTGTATGTGTGTTGAAGAGAAATAAAAcaaaggagaaggaacatGGTGAGCCCACTCCATGTTGAAATCTCTCCGTGGACTCCAGAACTTCCAGATCACCTCAATCGTCCCTTCCCAAAAAAACTCCCCCCACCCTCTAGTACAGAACCCGCGTCAGAATGCGCGAGTTGAGCGCATCCAAGCTGTCGCGGATCTCCTTGATATCCTCAACCTTGACATCGCTAATGTCGGCCATCATGTACGCTACATCGCCTTTGCTGTCTGAGATCTGCTTGTCGACGTTGTGCTCGGCCAGGATCTCGTTGACCCTGCGCAGCACGCCGGGCACGTTGCGGTGGATGTAGATGACGCGGGCGTGGTTCGGCTCGTCGAGCGTCAGTTGGCGCATCGTCACCTCGGGCAGGTTGACGCTGGCCACCGTGATGCCCTGGTTGATGTACCgcaccagcgcctcggcgacctcgaTGCCGATGGCCcgctgcgcctcctcggtgctgccgccgatgTGCGGCGTCAGGATGATGTTGCTAAGCCCGCGCAGGTCCTCGGCCCACGCGTTGAGATCGTTGACAAAGTAGTCGCCGTTGGCCGCCGGCTCGTTCGGGTACACGTCcagggccgcgccggccagctTGCCCGAACGCATCGCCTTGATCAGCGCGGGGATGTCGACCAcgctgccgcggctggcGTTGATGAGGTACGAGCCCGTCTTCATGCGCTCGAACTGCGCGGCCGAGATCATGTTCTTGGTCTCGGGCGTCTCGGGCACGTGCAGCGTGACGAAgtcggcctcctccagcagcgcctcgagcgtCGGCACCTGCCGAGCCGTGCCGATGGCCATCAGGGTCAGGACGTCGTAGTAGATGACCGACATGCCcatggcctcggccagcaccgaTAGCTGCGAACCGATGTGGCCGTAGCCGACGATACCGAGCGTCTTGCCGCGGATCTCCCAGCACTTGGAGCTCACCTTGTTCCAGGTGCCGCGGTGCATCTCGAGCGACCGGTCGCCCAGCTGGCGTGCGAGCGAGATGATCTCGGCGatgaccagctcggcgacgctGCGCGAGTTGGCGAAGGGCGAGTTGAAGACGGCGATGCCGTGCTTGGCCGCATAGTCCAGGTCTACTTGGTTGGTGCCAATGCAGAAGCAGCCGATGACGAGCAGGTTCTTCGCCTCTTGCAACACCTTGGCTGTGAGCTTTGTCTTTGACCGGATGCCAATGACATGTACGTCCCTGCTTGAGCGTCAGCCCTGTGACCGGGTCTCTGTCTTGAGTGGTGCTTGTGGCTCCGGTCCTTGAccctcttcccccccccccccccccttcttTTGCACCGGACTCCTTTTAAGAGACTGCGTAGAGATGAAACGGAGCGGTTTTATTTGCTCAGCCAGCAATCATGAGATTGGAGGCATGTTGCACGCAATTGGATAAAAGGTGTGGTGTTCGTAAGTACAAGTAGCAAATCGTAGGACAGGATGTGTAGGTCCCGAGTCTTTGCTTCAGGGGAAGAAACCCAGCTCCGAAAGCGGATGGCTAAGTTCTGGCCTACCTAATCTTCTCGATGAGTTGGTCTTCCGGCAGCGAGGTCTTGAGGAATTCGACCTGGTAGCCCTGGGCCTTCAGGATATCCCGCCCCGTCTGATTGACGTTCTCGAGTAGCAGAATCTTGATGTCCTCAGTGCTGAAGGGCTTGAGCTgcttggccgccgcggcccggtGCGGAAGAGACCCCGCCAGGAAGCCGCCTTGGCTTGAAGAGAGAGGAGAGTGAaaggcggcggtgggcgaCACGCTGAGGGAGTGCGAAACGGCACTTCCCAGTGAACTCCGTTCGATGTCTCTTGGGGCTGTCATCGTGAAAAGAGGAAGCTGGTCAGGGAAGAAAAGGTAGGCAGGACAAGGAGAGTCGTGTCTTCTGATGCTATCCAGCAGGAAGACCCCACGCTGCGAAATCTAAGGTGTGGTGGGGTTGGCTTTATAGCGCTTCGCTATGGCGGGGTTGACTCACAGCAAGGAAAAACTTCTGGATGACGGAATATGCTCGGCGCCCGCTCACCCCCTTCGTCTTACTTGAACCACCCAATTTCCATCCCAAATAGGAACTTTGCTTACCTTCCCATGTGTACCTGGGTGAAAGAACACCGGGCACCTTAAGTCACGCTGGTTTAGGTTCGACGGGTTGCTGCAGTTTTACAGTGCTCACACCCGGGCAAAGAAAGGCATTCTGTTACGGACCTTGAAGCCGGAAGCCAGAAGAGATCGAGATCAGGTCGATAGGACGCAGCCGCTGTCCGACCCCTGATGCGTTTGCTTTCCAACTACACTCCAATGCGTGAGGCATCCCATTGCAGGGTTCGACAGCCTCCTGGGTAGAACCAGGTTCCAGGGTGCTGAGCCTGCCGCCCCGATGCCGGAGTTGAGGCAAGTTCACATTGTCTTGCAGGGGGGGTGAGAGAGGAAACTCAACTAGTGCACTGCCCTGAAGACTGCATCAAATTCCTCGACTCTGCCTATCTCTGCTCCCAGCACCAGAACCTTCCACCTAGTAGACAGACACTCGTCATGCCATTGCCCCTGTGCGGCCTCCGTTTTAACTACCGTCTACGTCGTCGCCGGGAAGTGGGGAGTGCGCACAAGTCAAACTCCCTTGGGATAACTTGATATGTAAAAACAACCAAACCTCGAAACATTGAAGTATGCTCCCGGGAGGATGTTCCTCCTGAGAATTAGGATCTGCTTGCCCCCAAAGCTCTCCCTGCAACACCGGATTCAATCTAAGCCCGGCAGCCGTCCTTGGGGTTCCTgggaaagggggggaggggaatTATGTGTGATCGGGACTAGATTCGGGCCAAGGGCCTGGTAGCCTGATTAAGAAGGATGCGGACCAGCGGGGTGGCGAAATCGTCCTTTAGCTCTGCTTGCACTCCGTGGGCTCCTGCTTCGGTTTGGCGCCGTCCTCCTACGCCGCGTTAGCAATCAAGGCCCGGAAGATCCCAGTCAGAACACAcgtacctcttcctcttccgaCTCATCCTCATCATCCTCATCGCCGCTGAGGTCCTCGCCATCTTCATCCTCTTCATCCTCATAACCATCAAAGTCGTCATCGATCTCCTCAAAGGCTAGGGCTTCTCCAGTAAACCAATCGATCGCCCGAGGGATGAGCTTCTCCTTGATATCCTCGCCCAGTTGATAGTCGAGCTCCAGGCGCTCCTCGATATCGGAAGCGGcgtcatcatcgtcgtccgCCGGAGCCTTGGGAGGCGAGAAGAAGTTGAAGAACGACTCCGTCGGGACCGTCTTCTTGACGATACGGGTTTGCTTGGTGGCTGCGTCCGTCAACAGTGCTTCGATTTTCGCATACGGCGATAGCGGGCACTCACTCTTGTTGCGCTGCTTCTTCTGCTCGATGCGGACGGTCAGATCCTGGCCCGGCTTCCAGTCGATCttgtcgccctcggcgtgGTCGTAGATAAAGTCGCCACCATAGCCACTCTCGTTTTGGTAGTAGTACGTCTTGGTGATGGTCTTGTTGGTGAAGAAGTCGTTGTCCGCGAACTCGAAGATAAGGCGGAATCCGGGCCGATCGAGGTACTCCATCCGGATATCGACCAGGGActtgagcgcctcctcgtcccgcTCGGTGATCATTTCAGCCAGGGAAACCAGATTCTTCATGGCCGAAAGCCAGAACTCGGGAATGCCCGAGATATTGCTGGCGCCCTCAGCAggcttctcctccttgacGGCGGCACCCTCGGTCTCCTTGGCCTCATCACCCTTCTCGCCAGCCTTGACCTGCTCTTCGGTGGGCTCGGTCTTGCCGTTCACGATGGCAGCACGCTGCTCGTACAGAGGCGTGAACTCGGCAAAATACCTCTTCTCGAGCTGCAAGACCTCCTCCTGAAACTTTGCCTCGAGCTTGGAGTGCTCCTTCTGGATGCCCTTGAGGCCAGCGACGCGGCGCTTGACCTCGGTGGGAAGCGACTCGATGTAGCCAGATGACCTGCCAACGAGCGATCCCAGCCGGTTGTGAATCATGGACACAAGGCGCGGGTCCTTAGCGAAAATGGACGCAGCGGCGCGGTCCAAATCCTCTGCACCAAGCCGTCAGCACGCGCGGAAAGCCAAGGGGGGCGTAGTTGGGCAGCAAAGGCCGGAGGCTGCGCAAGGCTAACTAACCTTCCTTGATGCTCGAAATACCAGGCTGCTGGGCATGCGACGAAATGGGAGCCGCATTTGCCGGTGTGTTCTGGGGTGTGCTGTACCAGGCTTGGGTCAGTAACGCGTTCACTGCGAGCGGCCCCGCGGCCGTTGACACCGAGATTGCCCAAACGGAAATGGAACCTACGGAGCGACGGCGGGGTCGGGCCGCTTGTTCTTGATGGGCTCAGCCATGGTGATGGGGAGCCGGTTTCTGTCGATGGAAGTGACGCTTTTTCGCGATGACAAGAAAGAAGATCTGCGTCTGTGGCGAATCGACAGGTCTGGGGAATTTGATGTGGCGGGAGAGGTTGTAAAATTTCAGAGGATGAAATGGCGGGTTTAGAAATGTTGAGGAGGGGAACTCGCGTTAATGGGTATCCAAAGAAAATTTGCGGGGCACCTTGGCTTGCGCACGGAGAGGCAAGTTCCAAAGGGGCTTTTATACTCCGGAGGAGCGTCGCCACAAGATGTTTTCTGCTGGATTTTCAAGGACACATGCACCAACAACCACGAGCCGTTTTTCGTCATCCATCCGACACTAGTTATTCTGGCATTTGCTACGCACATTTACACATCTACCCCAAAATTCACAGGCATCGAATCTACATCAAGCTTGTTGTAGCGGTACACGTACCGTTGTGGGTTTCCCGCCCTCTTCAACAGGAGCGCCTCTGGCGGTCGCGCCCCGGTAATCAGCGGCCTGTTCACCGCTCCCTGTGACTAACAGCATCGCCTGCCATCAACGACTCGGCAGCTGACAGCTCCTCACATGGTCGGTGAATGTCAACTTTTCCTCGCCTCCGGTCCCACCGGACAAGGATGTGTCCTGCTGTGTTGCAGGACACGGATAGGTAGTTACAATATGCACAAAAAGACGCAAGACAGAATTTGCGAAAGAGGCATCAGGGGCTCGAAAGAGAACGCTTGCTGTCAGGAGCCATTCAAGATGCCCGGTCTTGAGCAAAACGAACTGGCGGTTCTCGCTCTAGCAACGGCCGGTTGAAGGAGACAGGTTCCCCGTATCAAGGTGAAGGCTGCGACCGATGGAGCCAAAGTAATCGCAAACGATAAAGCTGGTGAGGATCCACCGCACCTTGCCCTACGACGCTGGGCGTTTCCACTTCTGACAAGAAGCCTGCATTTGATCGTTGCTTCAAGGGTAAGGTACTTGTTGGGGAGTTCATGGCACGACTTGGAGACTGAACAGTCCTCAATCCTTTGGCGCAGACAGCTCACAGTGTGATGCATGCTGTTGTTTATGCCACGTGCACAGACGGTCGGTACCTGTAGGTGAGAGTTTGGCCTCAAGTCGCGCATCTGAACAGCCTGGTTTTCAGATGGTCCAGACCACAACAAACTTTGAGCCTGGGGCCGTGGAGTTCGGTCTGGTGGGTTCAATGTCATCAGAATCTTGCGCACCACAGTAAGGATTGAGTAAGGTGCATACCTTGTACCTGAAGTAAGAGGGGGCCCCAGGCAATGGTTGTCCTGTAACCTGTACGCCGTCCAAAGTATTCTGCCCTGCGCAAGATCAAGGGAACACTGGATGCCAAAGGGACCGACTTAGCTATACTATCTGGTATGTCTGATTGTTCGATGCGAAGGTGATCGGAGTGTCAAGCAGCGATGGCACGGTACCTACCTATCTGGTTTTAATGCATGTAATCCGTCCGGTTAACTCTATCATGCAACTACCGGAATGCCGTTTCGGGTGTAATGGATCGACGTCACCGTCTTGGCTAAGGTACCTTATCGAGGCCAGCTCCACAGTCCTCAGTGATCCTTCGATCTTCGTGTTGGAGGGGCATTGGAGTGGCACGCCCTGGCCTGATCGCATCCATTGCCCCGGGCTTTCTTCGCCACGCCCTTTTCCTAAGATGTGTGCGCGCTGCAGCGACTCCTGGCACCGCACCGAGTCCTGAGCCTGGAAAGCAGGGAAGGGAAGCCCAGGGAAAGCCCAGCATGGACGGGCACGCGGACGGGCCCGACGAGGGCTCGGCCCGCGATGGGCGCAACCCACTGCGCGGGGAGCAAGATGGCGATGGAGATGGCAATACCCCCGGCTTCTACCGCCAGGGGACGAACccgagcagcgccagcaTCTTTGAGGATGTCGAGATGGCGCAGGATGAGGTCAGTTGCGCCCGAATGTTGCATCATATCTGTCGCGGACTTGCCGCGCTGACCAGCCCCTGCAGCTCTTTGCCGGCCCTGTGGCTGAGTCCCTCCCGACGAGCGTCTCTGCCTTCAGTCAccgtcgcgcgcgcgccgatTCGATTGCGAGCTTCTCCTTTTACCAGGAGGAGGTGGACGAGCCCGAGGCACCGGGGCCCATGTTTGCACCCTCGGACGGGAGACCGTCAGTGGGCGACCTCGAGGAGATgccgctcgaggacgagTACGAAGAGCAAGAGGAGGACTCGACCGATCTGGAGCGCAACGCCGCCTATGACGACCATGTCTTTCTGCGCAGAACGTCGACGCAATCCAGAAGCTCGGTGCACAGCAGACTCTTGCGACGGGACAGCGGCGTgtccgccggcagcgggtACGGCGCGAACCGTACCAGCCAGAAAGTGTACATGGTGAATGAGGACCTCTATATTGCGATTGCCGGGTTCCGGACCAGCCGCATTGGACTTGCCATCTACCTTCTCCTTTGCCTGGCTACCCTAGGCGGGGCGTGGCTTGTCTTCCGCTGGCTGCCCAGATGGCACATCAAGTTGGTTGGCAAGCCGTCGCCGCTCAGGGATTGCAGCTGGGTCGTTGTCGAGAATCAGTGGAACGAGATGGCGATCCTGAACGTGGATCTTACGCCCTACGGGAGGTCTCTGTCGACAGTGTTCGGGGCTCCAGGGAAGATGACCTCGTacgtcgccggcgaggaccCAGACCCTATTCTGCAGGACCTCCGCATGATCAATTACCGTTATGTGCGGTTCTTCTTCCATCCGCTCCGGGACAAGTTCGTCCTTGGGAACGGCTGGAAGGACCCCCTGTGGTCAACCGTCAGAGG from Thermothielavioides terrestris NRRL 8126 chromosome 1, complete sequence includes these protein-coding regions:
- a CDS encoding nucleosome assembly-like protein; protein product: MAEPIKNKRPDPAVAPTPQNTPANAAPISSHAQQPGISSIKEEDLDRAAASIFAKDPRLVSMIHNRLGSLVGRSSGYIESLPTEVKRRVAGLKGIQKEHSKLEAKFQEEVLQLEKRYFAEFTPLYEQRAAIVNGKTEPTEEQVKAGEKGDEAKETEGAAVKEEKPAEGASNISGIPEFWLSAMKNLVSLAEMITERDEEALKSLVDIRMEYLDRPGFRLIFEFADNDFFTNKTITKTYYYQNESGYGGDFIYDHAEGDKIDWKPGQDLTVRIEQKKQRNKSECPLSPYAKIEALLTDAATKQTRIVKKTVPTESFFNFFSPPKAPADDDDDAASDIEERLELDYQLGEDIKEKLIPRAIDWFTGEALAFEEIDDDFDGYEDEEDEDGEDLSGDEDDEDESEEEEEDGAKPKQEPTECKQS